The DNA segment CCTAAAATTATCATGTCCAGTCTTGCAATGTCATGAATAAACCCATGCAAGTATTCCACGAAGTAAGGTTTACGCGACTTTTAACACTATTCCACCACTATCACAGAAAAGGACAAcaataatgggcttcacacactctaCCCATGTGAGGAGTCAAACCGGTTTTTCGGAGTGACaagtgaacgttttaaccactaggctaccccggcCGCCCCAAGGTGAACAGAACTCACGCTACACTAGACGCCAATGGTACAGTGTCGGTAGCTCTTGAAACACTTGCATCTTCCATTCGCACGACACAAACACGCAGTAACACATCACAAAAGCTGCATTTGAATAGTGAACAATGGTTTATTTTTCatatgacaaaatataaagcTATATCCTACTGCCTCCCTCTTTAAGAGACAAAGTTAACTTTCTAACTCAAGAGAAGATAAACGAAAGGTCAAAGAATGAAGGAACGCAAACAGAAGAATTTACCAAACATAAAAATTTCCACTGGTAAACCATACCGTGCAATAGAGCCGAAATATCTCAAAAGACCATATCTACAAACTATATACAATTTGTGGGTGTCTTAGATTGCCATTGCCGAACAAAATGCCTTCGAAGCAAAAAATATCATGTTGGAAAAATTAAAATGGTTAAAATATACGAGGCCAAACACAATAACATGTCTGTGTATAGTCTTCGGGGGTAAAGAGGTATTATTTGTCTTGCGTAGTTCAAAAGGCTCACAGCCATTTCAAGTTGTGTTCTCTTTCGTTGTCTTCTGCCGTTTAGATTCCACGATCAAAATTCGATACTGGTGATATGTTTCTCAAATCAGAACACAAAAGAACGTCCTAGTTTAATGGATTTCGGAACCATGGACGGGCGGCCAGGCGTTGGAGAAAAGAAAATTGATATGCCTCTTCCACAACAAAATCAGCTCTAGCTTAACTAATGGACAGGAGTTCAGTGGGTTCGTAGCTCGGACTAAGAAACTGTGATTTCATGACGAGTACAGCCAATACTCTCCGTGTGTTAGAATGACGGAGTTTTTCTGTTACAGGCAGGGGAAGGTTTAAGTACCAAAAAACAGCCAGACTTCCTTCCAGATCTCAATAAGAATGAATGGAAACCACTCAAAAAAGTTGACTTCAACATATGCAATGGTGGAAAACGTAAGTACGGATTTCTTAGCGACTATCACAGATCATCAAGGCAAAaagcaaaataaacaaacaagtgcTACAAAAAGTACAAGAAGCGACAAAATCTACTTCTACCAAGAAATGTGTTATGGCACCTTAACCCTGGTTGTTTCGTAGAAGATTTTGATTAACAAGTAACAGAAAGGTGCTATAGACTTTTTTCAATATACATTTAGACACTGTTTTTAATGGAAGACTATTCTACAAACATTTAACAAGGTTAACAAGAATGAAAAATAGTACATCGCCAAATAACATATAAGTAGTGGTAAGTTTTTCCCCAAGCAATGGCCACATAGCACCAACCTGCTCTCAgcatttcacacactgaacatGTCCATGCTATTTGTAAcacaacatttattttttcagcCAGCTGACTGGACGAAACACAAAGAGAACAGTGTCATATCAAAATAACAAAAGCTGACAAAAAGCAATGTAGACTGACTTACGTCTTTGGTTGTTTGCATAGGCATGGCTTACAAAATGCTGTAGCCATGGTAATACTAAAAATACTCAAAAATGATTGATATattctgacaatgaaataaaatcaacaaaatcttTGGTGATTAATAATATTTGAACGGATTATAGATTATAACAAGAATTCTGAAACATGGATATTCAGTCAAcaaatatgtcaaaaggattCAGATTGCATCACCGTGGCTGAGATAACTTAGCAACACACACTGGTAAAAATTACCTCATCTCAAAGTCTAGCTCCTTGGATGCAGTTTACATATCACATTGACTGAGAATCCAAAATAAACTGTGCATCATAAAAGTTGCAAAATCTGTAAGTAGGAGAGGACCATTAAACCATTTGATTGtggtattaaaaacaaaatcttAAGTAAGATTCACAAACCAAACAAATCAAATAAGTAGAACGTGTTCAAGATTATAAAAATAATGCACTGTAagtatttttgtgaaaaaaaaactgaCTTAAGTTGGTTTGCCGCATatgaacacaaaaatatttaactCCAAACATTGAAGAGTGTCAAAAGGGGAGGTAGAGATGTGATCCCTATTGGCAAAAACAGTTACAACCAAAAATGGTTTTGATTCCATATTGATTAGATGTTTCGATCCGACTAGAACATGTATAAATTATGTACAAATAATAAttacattcattcatgtcagttcaagacataaacataacaaGATTGTAAGTACATGAGTCTACACTACCACTTAATCCTAACTGATAGATTAATGCTGCAGAACAGTAGATAACAAGAAGAAATATTAAGCACACATGAGGCCCTGTAAACAGAGCAGAAATGCGATCGGCAATGAACTGGCTTCAATGTCTTTAAGTAGCAATGAGGGATCAATGATTTACTATGGCATCTGGTATCAAGTTCACTGACCTCTAAATCCACATGTTCACTGTTCAAAGTTAAAAAAACATCACTGTTTGTAGGATTTTCTCATTTGAGTAAAAACAAGATGATCACTAAGTCAACAACATAATGTCACAAGTTGATGTCACAACCTTGTCACGTGAAGATGACAATGATGGGTCACGATGATAAACAAGGACTCAGCACTGCAACCTTGGACCTTCATCCAGGTCCTCCTACAAATCCTGCTCACAGGTCACCATTGAGGAACACAGGAATAGAAGACCCAGCAGCACTGAGGACATCCTGCAGGACCTGCTTCAATAGAAGCAGTAGCCATTCAGTCTACTGCAGCACACAGTTTGTCACATTGAAAGATCTGCAATGATCTACAGCTGCTCAACcatacaccacaacacagtcaCTGACACTGGAATGTTTCTAGCTAAGCACAATATTCATGTCACACTCAAGCTAGTATGTTATATCACGGACTATGCCACAAGCGCTTTATGAGAGTCTGTTCCGGTCACATGGGATGTTGGAACGTGCTGAGTTTGTATATGTTGTTCTAGAGCAGCCTGAGATTGGAAGGTCTGATTACAGAAGTGGCAACTGCCAGCTTTCCATAGCCAGGCCTGAGAAGAGTAAGGGCTTGAGTCATTGGGTGACTCCTTACTATGAGGAGAAGAGAGTGAGCTTGAGTTGGCTGAAGCCGATGAGGAGGATCTCATGCTCAAATCTAGTTCTCCTGAagataaaatgtgttttgattcACTAGGGCTACAGCCACCATTTGATACATTGTCTCTGGTTTCCCTGCTAACATCCACATCTTTCTCACTTCCCCGGCCATCACTAAGATGCCGCTCTCGTTCTCGTTCTCGTTCTCGTTCATGTTCACGTTCCGATTCCTTTTGTTCTGCCTTGACGCCAAAGCCCATGCCAGGCTGATGCATCGGTGGGTACTGATGATTCATGCCACCATTCACACTCTGTATAACAGAAATCTCATTCATTTTCTGAGGGGGCAAGCCATTCATGAAAGGAGGGTACTGAAAGTAGAACTCTGGGGGGCGGTGAAAGCCAGCAAGGAATGGATTGTCCTTGACATGAGACAGCATGAAGGGTGGCTCAATGGACATCCTCCTGCCTCTTCTTGAAGGGCTGTTGCTCCACATGTGTGTTCCCATGTGGACCTTCAGATTGCCTTTAGTGGTGAAGGCCTTCCCACAGACTGTACACTTGAAGGGTTTGTCTCCAGTATGTGTTCTGGTGTGGATCTGAAGTGCACTGGCGCTCGAAAATGTTTTCATGCAGGTCATACATTGATGTTTGGGGCCTGTCCTGCGGGAAAATTGAGAGCTGTCTGAGCTGTTACTGTTGTGGTTCATCATTGATTGAGAGGTCACTGGAGTGGTGGAGTGCTGAGGACtcttgttgttattgttgttattattgtGACTTTCATCATTGTTATTGCTTAAAGTGGGTGCTGAAGTTGGTGGTGGGGTTTCAGATTTGGGTTGAGATTCAGCCTTGGCTACTGAAGTGGATTCATCAGGACTAGGGCCCCGGGGTGATGATGGCTCACTTTTGGTACAGCCACTCTGGCTGTCGCTACTGTTACCCGTGAAGGATTGAGATGGCAGATCCCGAATCTTGTGTGTGAGCATGTGCTGCCTCATGTTTCCTCTGGTGGAGAAACTTCTGTCACAGACATCACACTTGAAGGGGCGTTCTTTGGTGTGACTTCTATAATGAATGTCAAGTGCACTCCGACAGGCAAATGTCTTGAAGCAAATGTTGCATGTGGTGTTACGTTTCTCTGTGCCAGATCTGAGATCACCGTAGCCCATCATGGGAAATCCAAAGGGCAGAGGAGCATCAGGATTGTAGCCATGTGGCTGGTCATCTCTCATGTTGCTTCCCTCTGACCCAGCCTCAGATATAGAAGGACTTCTTGGAGATGTACCTGGAGACCTATCACCGTTCTGGTAAGGGTAGCTGGATGGTAGTTTGGTCATCAGTCCAGGGCTGTGACCTAGTCCCATGCTATTGCGGAATCGTTCAAAGGAAGCCTGAGCCATTTGACTATCAATAGCTTTCACTCTCTCTTCAAGTGCAGCCAGAGAAGTGTTGTAGTATGGACTAGAAAAGGAGCTTGTGATAACCGGTGTACCTCTGCTTTCAGGTCTTGATGAAGGATTCAGGTTTGGGTTTGGACTAGATGTTTCCCTTGGAGGGGATGTTCTGGATGCAGCAGAATTCGGTCTTTCTCCCTCTTGGGGCTGTTCAGATAGTATGTTTTCATCCGATGGTTCATCAAAGTCATCTTTCTCATCCATCATCTCAGCATCCTCCACAATGTCATTTCTGGGGTCATCCATGCCTTCTTCCATGTCTAattcttcatcatttacatcattttCAGAGCGAAAGTCATCATCTTCCTGAGAGTTAGGGCCATATGAATCCATCATTTCACTGCCACAATAGGAGCCACTCCGACTGAGGTCCAGTTCTTTTCCTTCTCCTTGGGGCTGGGATAAGTCAAATGGTTTGTGGTCAAACATCTTCCCAAATTCTGGAGGTTTGGGGGCCCAGTCAGGGTGCCTGTACAAGGCAGCATGGTTCATTTCATGCACTGGTTCACCAGTGTGCATCCTAATGTGCTGTTGAAGAACAAGCAAGTTGGTGAATTGTTTATGGCAGACTGGACATTGGTGCATCATCCGAAGTGGGGGCTTGGATCTGTGTACACCCATGTGCGTCTTCAGATTACCCTTGGTAGTGAAGGATCTGCTGCAGATCTTGCATCTGAATGGCCTTTCTCCAGTGTGAATACGATAATGCATCTGAAGGGCTGACTTACAGCTAAGTACTCTATGGCATATAACACACTGGTTCGGGTCAGTGATCTTCTGTTCAATGTTCTTTACAAGCTGTTCTAGTTTTGAGGTCTCAGATTTGGTGCACTCCATATATCTCTCCAGATCTTCAGTAGGTTCTATAGTCTTAGTTGGCAGAATAGAGTTTCTAAACATGTCTCCTTGGGTACTCGgtggaggaggtggtggtggtggaggtggcAGTGGTCCAAAG comes from the Haliotis asinina isolate JCU_RB_2024 chromosome 12, JCU_Hal_asi_v2, whole genome shotgun sequence genome and includes:
- the LOC137258540 gene encoding sal-like protein 1, which produces MSRRKQSNPRHLDSELELASLLENGSTPTDMPAPNAKDAHVCGECRAEFLDLEGFIAHKQTCTKKRIVVMIDAENRPGDNEIRPKSPSIEYDDDDDIRSQPEDLEGGSDENDVNDLDSVDMSEEGYGMGLGVNGEKDLDENDNFEDEEKKDTNNDSEMISQSKYELMSQLPHLFPFLPNTNVTLEPMSETKAAVAQFAENNLMPQDLAMMSATLYSLQQQQLVQLQLIQQLQQQLITGQLQQNQQVVPPTTSAETTLTPSDPPSSETQESSAPDSEDKKEEESPSSEEPKKAVSSSSSSSTFTTPALSTPLPSSGLSALSGLSGLSGLSAFSQLQKEAAVSTSPMMPPMPSMNISTPEVRHRGTMLERSQYASDDPFFKHKCRFCHKVFGSDSALQIHVRSHTGERPFKCNICGNRFSTRGNLKVHFERHKAKYPHAKMNPHPQPEHLERPMPMLTPFGVPQMPTVPTSMPLPPGLMSPPVTASLPMSSLGMLMPSPPIPVAPRPPPPKSSDSESKSKDKPHSSPPPASEASSQKSPPEDSSRNVKSSLAPPLPSLTSTNSTPSTPSISSSHLMPSMKLPSPSMSTHSATHSAMPSYSLPATPTSFPLPSPLASNMPLGVMATPFGPLPPPPPPPPPPSTQGDMFRNSILPTKTIEPTEDLERYMECTKSETSKLEQLVKNIEQKITDPNQCVICHRVLSCKSALQMHYRIHTGERPFRCKICSRSFTTKGNLKTHMGVHRSKPPLRMMHQCPVCHKQFTNLLVLQQHIRMHTGEPVHEMNHAALYRHPDWAPKPPEFGKMFDHKPFDLSQPQGEGKELDLSRSGSYCGSEMMDSYGPNSQEDDDFRSENDVNDEELDMEEGMDDPRNDIVEDAEMMDEKDDFDEPSDENILSEQPQEGERPNSAASRTSPPRETSSPNPNLNPSSRPESRGTPVITSSFSSPYYNTSLAALEERVKAIDSQMAQASFERFRNSMGLGHSPGLMTKLPSSYPYQNGDRSPGTSPRSPSISEAGSEGSNMRDDQPHGYNPDAPLPFGFPMMGYGDLRSGTEKRNTTCNICFKTFACRSALDIHYRSHTKERPFKCDVCDRSFSTRGNMRQHMLTHKIRDLPSQSFTGNSSDSQSGCTKSEPSSPRGPSPDESTSVAKAESQPKSETPPPTSAPTLSNNNDESHNNNNNNNKSPQHSTTPVTSQSMMNHNSNSSDSSQFSRRTGPKHQCMTCMKTFSSASALQIHTRTHTGDKPFKCTVCGKAFTTKGNLKVHMGTHMWSNSPSRRGRRMSIEPPFMLSHVKDNPFLAGFHRPPEFYFQYPPFMNGLPPQKMNEISVIQSVNGGMNHQYPPMHQPGMGFGVKAEQKESEREHERERERERERHLSDGRGSEKDVDVSRETRDNVSNGGCSPSESKHILSSGELDLSMRSSSSASANSSSLSSPHSKESPNDSSPYSSQAWLWKAGSCHFCNQTFQSQAALEQHIQTQHVPTSHVTGTDSHKALVA